From the Cucurbita pepo subsp. pepo cultivar mu-cu-16 chromosome LG05, ASM280686v2, whole genome shotgun sequence genome, one window contains:
- the LOC111795240 gene encoding vesicle-associated protein 1-2-like, whose protein sequence is MSTGELLSIEPLELKFSFELKKQISCSLQLSNKTESYVAFKVKTTNPKKYCVRPNTGVVSPGSTCDVIVTMQAQKEAPADMQCKDKFLLQSVKTFDGATAKDINAEMFNKEAGHVVEECKLKVVYCPPAQPPSPVPEGSEEGSSPRGSISENGNFNDTELNTATRGYVDRSEPQDKSAEARALIAKLTEEKNSALQQNNKLRQELELLKRDGRKNGGGVSFLLVILIGLIGIMLGYIIKKT, encoded by the exons ATGAGTACGGGAGAACTCCTCAGCATCGAACCTCTCGAGCTCAAGTTTTCCT TCGAATTGAAGAAGCAGATCTCTTGTTCCCTTCAATTGTCTAACAAGACCGAGAGCTACGTTGCATTTAAG GTGAAAACTACGAACCCTAAAAAGTACTGCGTTCGCCCCAACACTGGAGTTGTCTCGCCAGGGTCAACATGCGATGTTATAG TCACCATGCAAGCCCAGAAAGAAGCTCCTGCTGATATGCAATGCAAAGACAAGTTCCTCCTTCAGAGTGTTAAAACCTTTGATGGCGCAACCGCAAAGGATATCAATGCAGAAATG TTCAACAAGGAGGCTGGGCATGTGGTTGAGGAATGCAAATTGAAAGTCGTTTATTGTCCTCCAGCTCAGCCACCATCTCCAGTACCAGAAGGTTCTGAAGAAGGATCCTCTCCAAGAGGTTCCATTTCAGAGAATGGAAACTTTAATGATACCGAATTAAACACT GCTACAAGGGGATATGTTGATCGGTCGGAGCCCCAGGATAAATCTGCAGAG GCTAGAGCCCTCATAGCTAAACTTACAGAGGAAAAGAATAGTGCCCTCCAACAGAATAATAAACTTCGTCAGGAATTG GAACTTTTGAAGCGCGATGGCAGGAAAAATGGCGGTGGTGTCTCCTTCCTGCTTGTCATATTAATTGGATTGATCGGAATCATGTTGGGCTATATTATTAAGAAGACTTGA
- the LOC111795239 gene encoding probable pectinesterase 68 isoform X1, translating to MESFVISFLFFISISTFFLLSTTQPISSPSASHRRHKWVGPTGHRLIKVDGNGSGDFLTVQAAVNAVPDYNTVSTVIRISPGYYVEKVVVAVTKPYITFEGGGKERTVIEWHDRAGDRDPSGQQLRTYRTASVTVFANYFSARNISFRNTAPAPMPGMQGWQAAAFRISGDKAYFSGCGFYGAQDTLCDDAGRHYFKECYIEGSIDFIFGNGRSMYKDCELHSIATRFGSIAAQDRNLPDEKTGFAFVRCKVTGSGPVYVGRAMGQYSRIVYAYTYFDDVVAHGGWDDWDHVSNKNKTVFFGAYKCWGPGASKVKGVSWARELEFEEAHPFLVKSFVNGRHWIAPSDA from the exons atggaatccttcgtcatttcatttttgttcttcatttccatttccactttctttcttctatcAACAACCCAACCAATTTCTTCACCCTCTGCCTCACACCGCCGCCACAAGTGGGTCGGACCGACTGGCCATCGGCTGATCAAAGTAGACGGTAACGGCTCCGGCGACTTCCTCACTGTCCAAGCCGCCGTCAATGCAGTCCCGGATTATAACACCGTGAGCACCGTTATCCGAATCAGCCCCGGATATTACGT GGAGAAGGTGGTGGTGGCGGTGACGAAGCCGTACATAACATTTGAAGGAGGGGGGAAAGAGAGGACGGTGATAGAATGGCACGACAGGGCAGGTGACCGAGATCCCAGTGGGCAGCAGCTGCGTACCTACAGAACAGCCTCGGTCACAGTTTTCGCTAATTACTTCTCTGCCCGAAACATCAGCTTCAGG AATACAGCACCGGCGCCGATGCCTGGAATGCAAGGGTGGCAAGCGGCGGCGTTCCGTATATCCGGCGATAAAGCCTATTTTTCCGGGTGCGGGTTCTACGGTGCTCAAGATACGTTGTGTGATGACGCCGGCCGCCATTACTTCAAAGAATGCTACATTGAAGGCTCCATAGACTTTATCTTTGGAAATGGGCGTTCCATGTATAAg GATTGTGAGCTGCACTCCATCGCCACTCGGTTCGGTTCTATAGCGGCACAAGATAGAAACTTGCCGGACGAGAAGACCGGGTTTGCTTTCGTCCGGTGCAAGGTTACCGGTTCAGGACCTGTATACGTGGGCCGGGCCATGGGCCAGTACTCTAGAATCGTCTACGCGTATACTTACTTTGATGACGTGGTGGCCCACGGTGGATGGGATGACTGGGACCACGTCAGCAACAAAAACAA GACGGTATTTTTTGGAGCATACAAATGCTGGGGGCCAGGAGCAAGCAAAGTGAAGGGAGTATCATGGGCCAGGGAGTTGGAGTTTGAAGAGGCCCATCCATTTCTTGTCAAGAGCTTTGTGAATGGTAGGCACTGGATTGCACCCTCTGATGCTTAG
- the LOC111795239 gene encoding probable pectinesterase 68 isoform X2 encodes MESFVISFLFFISISTFFLLSTTQPISSPSASHRRHKWVGPTGHRLIKVDGNGSGDFLTVQAAVNAVPDYNTVSTVIRISPGYYVEKVVVAVTKPYITFEGGGKERTVIEWHDRAGDRDPSGQQLRTYRTASVTVFANYFSARNISFRNTAPAPMPGMQGWQAAAFRISGDKAYFSGCGFYGAQDTLCDDAGRHYFKECYIEGSIDFIFGNGRSMYKDCELHSIATRFGSIAAQDRNLPDEKTGFAFVRCKVTGSGPVYVGRAMGQYSRIVYAYTYFDDVVAHGGWDDWDHVSNKNKTVFFGAYKCWGPGASKVKGVSWARELEFEEAHPFLVKSFVNGRHWIAPSDA; translated from the exons atggaatccttcgtcatttcatttttgttcttcatttccatttccactttctttcttctatcAACAACCCAACCAATTTCTTCACCCTCTGCCTCACACCGCCGCCACAAGTGGGTCGGACCGACTGGCCATCGGCTGATCAAAGTAGACGGTAACGGCTCCGGCGACTTCCTCACTGTCCAAGCCGCCGTCAATGCAGTCCCGGATTATAACACCGTGAGCACCGTTATCCGAATCAGCCCCGGATATTACGT GGAGAAGGTGGTGGTGGCGGTGACGAAGCCGTAC ATAACATTTGAAGGAGGGGGGAAAGAGAGGACGGTGATAGAATGGCACGACAGGGCAGGTGACCGAGATCCCAGTGGGCAGCAGCTGCGTACCTACAGAACAGCCTCGGTCACAGTTTTCGCTAATTACTTCTCTGCCCGAAACATCAGCTTCAGG AATACAGCACCGGCGCCGATGCCTGGAATGCAAGGGTGGCAAGCGGCGGCGTTCCGTATATCCGGCGATAAAGCCTATTTTTCCGGGTGCGGGTTCTACGGTGCTCAAGATACGTTGTGTGATGACGCCGGCCGCCATTACTTCAAAGAATGCTACATTGAAGGCTCCATAGACTTTATCTTTGGAAATGGGCGTTCCATGTATAAg GATTGTGAGCTGCACTCCATCGCCACTCGGTTCGGTTCTATAGCGGCACAAGATAGAAACTTGCCGGACGAGAAGACCGGGTTTGCTTTCGTCCGGTGCAAGGTTACCGGTTCAGGACCTGTATACGTGGGCCGGGCCATGGGCCAGTACTCTAGAATCGTCTACGCGTATACTTACTTTGATGACGTGGTGGCCCACGGTGGATGGGATGACTGGGACCACGTCAGCAACAAAAACAA GACGGTATTTTTTGGAGCATACAAATGCTGGGGGCCAGGAGCAAGCAAAGTGAAGGGAGTATCATGGGCCAGGGAGTTGGAGTTTGAAGAGGCCCATCCATTTCTTGTCAAGAGCTTTGTGAATGGTAGGCACTGGATTGCACCCTCTGATGCTTAG
- the LOC111795238 gene encoding polyadenylate-binding protein RBP47B'-like isoform X1: protein MAAMAGQPAHHQPTTVEEVRTLWIGDLQYWVDESYLNSCFAHTGEVMSIKIIRNKITGQPEGYGFVEFVSHAAAERILQTYNGSQMPGTEQTFRLNWASFGIGERRPDAGPEHSIFVGDLAPDVTDYLLQETFRVQYPSVRGAKVVTDPNTGRSKGYGFVKFADENERNRAMSEMNGVYCSTRPMRISAATPKKTIGVQQQYSLGKAMYPVPAYTTPVPVLPADYDANNTTIFVGNLDPNITEEELKQTFLQFGEIVYAKIPAGKGCGFVQFGTRPSAEEAIQKMQGKVIGQQVVRTSWGRNPAIKQDLATWGQQVDPNQWSAYYGGYGGAYDAYGYGVVQDPSLYAYGAYSGYTSYPQPVDGVQDLAAVAGAVPAVEQSEEWNDTLDTPDVEFLNYAYLSKHESAILGWPLWLTTSSLVKQT from the exons ATGGCAGCTATGGCAGGCCAACCAGCGCACCATCAACCAACTACGGTGGAGGAAGTTAGAACACTTTGGATAGGGGATTTGCAGTACTGGGTCGATGAGTCTTACCTTAATTCTTGCTTCGCTCACACTGGCGAG GTTATGTCAATTAAAATCATTCGCAATAAGATCACTGGCCAGCCTGAGGGTTATGGGTTTGTAGAGTTTGTTTCTCATGCAGCAGCAGAAAGAATTTTGCAGACGTACAATGGTTCTCAGATGCCCGGAACTGAGCAAACTTTCAGGTTGAATTGGGCATCTTTTGGAATTGGAGAAAGGCGCCCTGACGCTGGCCCTGAGCACTCTATTTTTGTTGGGGATTTGGCTCCTGATGTTACAGATTATCTGTTGCAGGAGACCTTTAGAGTGCAGTATCCATCTGTTAGGGGTGCTAAAGTTGTGACTGATCCAAACACCGGACGTTCAAAGGGATATGGGTTTGTTAAATTTgctgatgaaaatgaaaggaatcGAGCTATGTCAGAAATGAATGGTGTTTATTGCTCAACTAGGCCTATGCGTATTAGTGCAGCAACACCCAAAAAGACCATTGGTGTTCAGCAGCAATATAGTCTAGGTAAAG CAATGTACCCAGTTCCTGCCTACACTACACCCGTGCCTGTGCTTCCTGCAGATTATGATGCAAATAACACAACT ATCTTTGTTGGTAACTTGGATCCTAATATTACAGAGGAGGAGTTGAAGCAAACTTTTTTGCAGTTTGGTGAGATTGTTTATGCAAAAATTCCTGCTGGGAAAGGCTGTGGTTTTGTACAGTTTGGTACGAG ACCTTCAGCTGAAGAAGCCATCCAAAAGATGCAAGGAAAGGTAATCGGTCAGCAAGTGGTTCGTACTTCTTGGGGTAGAAATCCGGCTATCAAGCAG GACTTGGCTACTTGGGGTCAGCAAGTTGATCCAAACCAGTGGAGCGCTTACTATGGTGGCTATGGTGGAGCTTATGATGCTTATGGATATGGAGTCGTACAAGATCCATCTTTATATGCTTATGGTGCATATTCGGGTTATACCTCGTATCCTCAACCG gttGATGGTGTACAAGATTTGGCCGCTGTAGCTGGTGCTGTTCCTGCTGTGGAACAGTCAGAGGAATGGAATGATACGCTGGATACACCAGATGTTGAGTT TTTAAATTACGCATACCTTTCCAAACATGAAAGCGCCATTTTAGGCTGGCCCTTATGGTTGACCACCTCTTCACTGGTTAAGCAAACGTGA
- the LOC111795238 gene encoding polyadenylate-binding protein RBP47B'-like isoform X2: MAAMAGQPAHHQPTTVEEVRTLWIGDLQYWVDESYLNSCFAHTGEVMSIKIIRNKITGQPEGYGFVEFVSHAAAERILQTYNGSQMPGTEQTFRLNWASFGIGERRPDAGPEHSIFVGDLAPDVTDYLLQETFRVQYPSVRGAKVVTDPNTGRSKGYGFVKFADENERNRAMSEMNGVYCSTRPMRISAATPKKTIGVQQQYSLAMYPVPAYTTPVPVLPADYDANNTTIFVGNLDPNITEEELKQTFLQFGEIVYAKIPAGKGCGFVQFGTRPSAEEAIQKMQGKVIGQQVVRTSWGRNPAIKQDLATWGQQVDPNQWSAYYGGYGGAYDAYGYGVVQDPSLYAYGAYSGYTSYPQPVDGVQDLAAVAGAVPAVEQSEEWNDTLDTPDVEFLNYAYLSKHESAILGWPLWLTTSSLVKQT, translated from the exons ATGGCAGCTATGGCAGGCCAACCAGCGCACCATCAACCAACTACGGTGGAGGAAGTTAGAACACTTTGGATAGGGGATTTGCAGTACTGGGTCGATGAGTCTTACCTTAATTCTTGCTTCGCTCACACTGGCGAG GTTATGTCAATTAAAATCATTCGCAATAAGATCACTGGCCAGCCTGAGGGTTATGGGTTTGTAGAGTTTGTTTCTCATGCAGCAGCAGAAAGAATTTTGCAGACGTACAATGGTTCTCAGATGCCCGGAACTGAGCAAACTTTCAGGTTGAATTGGGCATCTTTTGGAATTGGAGAAAGGCGCCCTGACGCTGGCCCTGAGCACTCTATTTTTGTTGGGGATTTGGCTCCTGATGTTACAGATTATCTGTTGCAGGAGACCTTTAGAGTGCAGTATCCATCTGTTAGGGGTGCTAAAGTTGTGACTGATCCAAACACCGGACGTTCAAAGGGATATGGGTTTGTTAAATTTgctgatgaaaatgaaaggaatcGAGCTATGTCAGAAATGAATGGTGTTTATTGCTCAACTAGGCCTATGCGTATTAGTGCAGCAACACCCAAAAAGACCATTGGTGTTCAGCAGCAATATAGTCTAG CAATGTACCCAGTTCCTGCCTACACTACACCCGTGCCTGTGCTTCCTGCAGATTATGATGCAAATAACACAACT ATCTTTGTTGGTAACTTGGATCCTAATATTACAGAGGAGGAGTTGAAGCAAACTTTTTTGCAGTTTGGTGAGATTGTTTATGCAAAAATTCCTGCTGGGAAAGGCTGTGGTTTTGTACAGTTTGGTACGAG ACCTTCAGCTGAAGAAGCCATCCAAAAGATGCAAGGAAAGGTAATCGGTCAGCAAGTGGTTCGTACTTCTTGGGGTAGAAATCCGGCTATCAAGCAG GACTTGGCTACTTGGGGTCAGCAAGTTGATCCAAACCAGTGGAGCGCTTACTATGGTGGCTATGGTGGAGCTTATGATGCTTATGGATATGGAGTCGTACAAGATCCATCTTTATATGCTTATGGTGCATATTCGGGTTATACCTCGTATCCTCAACCG gttGATGGTGTACAAGATTTGGCCGCTGTAGCTGGTGCTGTTCCTGCTGTGGAACAGTCAGAGGAATGGAATGATACGCTGGATACACCAGATGTTGAGTT TTTAAATTACGCATACCTTTCCAAACATGAAAGCGCCATTTTAGGCTGGCCCTTATGGTTGACCACCTCTTCACTGGTTAAGCAAACGTGA
- the LOC111794833 gene encoding zinc finger protein ZAT9-like, which translates to MPSKDKSKKRSFDLIHMDSHKCKLCSRLFTNGRALGGHMKAHLTAAPALPLPPSKPPTIHVALPFSTSSSSAAADDDSLESEHNPTLYEVRENPNRDFRFSDPVFDIVLQDRESETESKNPTCNRSKRRRQPPLELPEPASSVSYTSPEEDLAMCLMMLSRDRRIQNQNQIPNQFEKIRAKKPLRRKKKCQKCTKHFRSYRALFSHEKICQLKTELEEEEEEEEEEEEEEEEEHEHFKNGGNRRRIFKCPFCFKLFGSGQALGGHKRSHFVSSTNGGVSVNSSVSLKVEISLIDLNLPAPLEEDHYSVVSNA; encoded by the coding sequence ATGCCCTCAAAagataaaagcaaaaaaagaagCTTTGATTTGATCCATATGGACTCCCACAAATGCAAGCTCTGTTCTAGACTCTTCACCAATGGCAGAGCCTTAGGCGGCCATATGAAGGCCCACCTCACTGCAGCGCCGGCGCTACCACTCCCTCCCTCCAAGCCGCCCACCATCCACGTTGCCCTTCCTTTCTCCacatcctcctcctccgccgccgccgacgACGACTCTCTCGAATCGGAACACAACCCAACGCTCTACGAGGTCAGAGAAAATCCCAACAGAGATTTCAGATTTTCAGATCCTGTTTTCGACATTGTTCTTCAAGACAGAGAGAGCGAGACCGAGTCCAAAAACCCCACTTGTAACAGATCCAAACGACGCCGGCAACCGCCTCTGGAGCTACCCGAACCTGCCAGCTCTGTTTCCTACACCTCGCCGGAGGAAGACCTGGCCATGTGCCTCATGATGCTCTCACGTGACCGTCGgatccaaaatcaaaatcaaattccaaatcAATTTGAGAAGATTAGAGCGAAGAAGCCACttagaaggaagaaaaagtgCCAGAAATGCACTAAACACTTCCGATCTTACAGAGCTCTGTTCAGCCATGAAAAAATCTGTCAATTAAAAACAGAgctggaagaagaagaagaagaagaagaagaagaagaagaagaagaagaagaagaacacgAACATTTCAAAAATGGGGGAAACAGAAGAAGAATCTTCAAATGCCCATTCTGTTTTAAGCTATTTGGGTCAGGTCAAGCACTTGGCGGGCACAAGAGATCCCATTTCGTGAGCTCGACAAATGGTGGAGTTAGTGTAAATAGCTCTGTTTCTTTAAAAGTGGAAATAAGTCTCATAGATCTCAACTTACCGGCTCCTCTCGAAGAAGATCATTACAGTGTTGTTTCTAATGCTTGA